In one window of Kitasatospora sp. MMS16-BH015 DNA:
- a CDS encoding NAD(P)/FAD-dependent oxidoreductase has protein sequence MATALRLQQTLRTRLREGRAEITVVEPQPYLTYHPLLAEVAAGSIDPRHVVVPLRKVLPDCLVLTARVTRIDHANRQVWIDAAASGEPEAVSLLGYDLLVIAPGSVSRIDPVPGLAEHGLGFATVGEAVSLRNHVLEQLDLASSTRDPELRQAALTFVFVGAGYAGVGALAELEDMTRYAAKGYHNLGAEDLRWVLVEATDRILPDESPELAAHTLTELRERNVDVRLETRLESALGRVVALSDGSRFAARTLVWTAGVRPAPLLRDTDLPLDPTGRVRCLPTLQVCTPDGTPLDGVWAAGDCAAVPDPGTPETPTTPGSLCAPNAQHALAQARLLADNLTAVLAGGTPVPYLPDRLECSTSLGLRRAVAHTRRGGQLTGRRAWWLHRARHLRRLPSAERRVRVLTDWLLGGLFKREVVSLGAVEHPRSEFEAGFPPH, from the coding sequence ATGGCCACCGCCCTCCGCCTCCAACAGACCCTGCGCACCCGGCTGCGCGAAGGCCGCGCCGAGATCACCGTGGTCGAGCCGCAGCCGTACCTCACCTACCACCCGCTGCTCGCCGAGGTGGCGGCCGGCTCGATCGACCCCCGGCACGTGGTCGTCCCGCTCCGCAAGGTGCTTCCCGACTGCCTGGTGCTCACCGCCCGGGTCACCCGGATCGACCACGCCAACCGCCAGGTCTGGATCGACGCCGCCGCGAGCGGGGAGCCCGAGGCGGTCTCGCTGCTCGGCTACGACCTGCTGGTGATCGCCCCCGGCTCGGTCTCCCGGATCGACCCGGTGCCGGGCCTGGCCGAGCACGGCCTCGGCTTCGCCACCGTCGGCGAGGCCGTGAGCCTGCGCAACCACGTGCTCGAACAGCTCGACCTCGCCTCCTCCACCCGCGACCCGGAGCTGCGCCAGGCCGCCCTCACCTTCGTCTTCGTCGGCGCGGGCTACGCGGGAGTCGGCGCGCTCGCCGAGCTGGAGGACATGACCCGGTACGCGGCCAAGGGCTACCACAACCTCGGCGCCGAGGACCTGCGCTGGGTGCTGGTCGAGGCCACCGACCGGATCCTCCCGGACGAATCCCCCGAGCTCGCCGCGCACACCCTGACCGAACTGCGCGAGCGGAACGTGGACGTCCGCCTGGAGACCCGACTCGAATCCGCCCTCGGCCGGGTGGTGGCGCTCTCCGACGGCAGCCGCTTCGCCGCCCGCACCCTGGTCTGGACGGCCGGCGTCCGGCCCGCCCCGCTGCTCCGCGACACCGACCTCCCGCTCGACCCGACCGGCCGGGTGCGCTGCCTGCCCACCCTCCAGGTCTGCACCCCGGACGGCACCCCGCTGGACGGGGTCTGGGCGGCGGGCGACTGCGCGGCCGTCCCGGACCCGGGCACCCCGGAGACCCCCACCACCCCCGGCAGCCTCTGCGCGCCCAACGCCCAGCACGCCCTCGCCCAGGCCAGGCTGCTCGCCGACAACCTCACCGCCGTACTGGCCGGCGGCACCCCCGTGCCCTACCTCCCCGACCGGCTCGAATGCTCCACCTCCCTCGGTCTGCGCCGCGCCGTCGCCCACACCAGGCGCGGCGGCCAGCTCACCGGCCGCCGTGCCTGGTGGCTGCACCGGGCCCGCCACCTGCGCCGGCTGCCCAGCGCCGAACGCCGGGTCCGGGTGCTCACCGACTGGCTGCTCGGCGGACTCTTCAAGCGCGAAGTGGTCTCGCTCGGGGCCGTCGAACACCCCCGCTCGGAGTTCGAAGCCGGTTTCCCGCCACACTGA
- the mshD gene encoding mycothiol synthase gives MTASHAGQQPQPRRSRSVNLGEVESLVVTSPVLSEGESQAAAEILGLAAVSDGRQAVSEQGRLRLKASEPRVGIVHLLQSAVSGRQGSQRADVGYAQLESPGAGKAGTAELAVAPGRRGEGFGRELVEAVLAAAAEAEPGGAVEFWAHGGHPAARHLAQTYGAQLVRELRQMRRPSTPAGVAEELPRLPEGVTVRAFRPDRDGAEWLRLNALAFAHHPEQGAWTEQDLADRVAEPWFDPEGFFLAVRGEGAAERVVGFHWTKVHPEGLGEVYVVGVDPAEQGNGLGRALTAIGLRYLAQERKQETVMLYVDADNAAAVRVYERLGFTVHEIDLMYRVAGERPGA, from the coding sequence ATGACTGCTTCTCACGCCGGCCAGCAGCCGCAGCCCCGTCGCTCCCGTTCGGTGAACCTCGGTGAGGTCGAGAGCCTGGTGGTCACCTCGCCCGTGCTCTCCGAAGGGGAGTCGCAGGCGGCCGCCGAGATCCTCGGGCTGGCTGCGGTGTCGGACGGCCGGCAGGCGGTTTCGGAGCAGGGGCGGCTGCGGTTGAAGGCTTCGGAGCCCCGGGTCGGGATCGTTCACCTGTTGCAGTCGGCGGTGAGCGGGCGGCAAGGGAGCCAGCGGGCCGATGTCGGGTACGCGCAGCTGGAGTCGCCGGGGGCGGGGAAGGCCGGGACGGCCGAGCTGGCGGTGGCGCCGGGGCGCCGGGGGGAGGGCTTCGGGCGGGAGCTGGTCGAGGCGGTGCTGGCTGCGGCGGCGGAGGCCGAGCCGGGTGGGGCGGTGGAGTTCTGGGCGCACGGTGGGCACCCGGCGGCGCGGCACCTGGCGCAGACGTACGGCGCCCAGCTGGTCCGGGAGCTGCGGCAGATGCGGCGGCCCTCGACGCCGGCCGGGGTGGCGGAGGAGTTGCCGCGGCTGCCCGAGGGCGTGACGGTGCGGGCCTTCCGGCCGGACCGGGACGGGGCGGAGTGGCTGCGGCTCAACGCGCTGGCCTTCGCGCACCACCCGGAGCAGGGGGCCTGGACGGAGCAGGACCTGGCGGACCGGGTGGCCGAGCCCTGGTTCGATCCGGAGGGCTTCTTCCTCGCGGTCCGCGGGGAGGGTGCGGCGGAGCGCGTGGTGGGCTTCCACTGGACGAAGGTGCATCCGGAGGGGCTGGGCGAGGTCTACGTGGTCGGGGTCGACCCGGCGGAGCAGGGCAACGGGCTGGGGCGGGCGCTGACGGCGATCGGGCTGCGCTACCTGGCGCAGGAGCGCAAGCAGGAGACCGTGATGCTCTACGTGGACGCCGACAACGCGGCGGCCGTGCGGGTGTACGAGCGGCTCGGGTTCACCGTGCACGAAATCGACCTGATGTACCGGGTGGCCGGCGAGCGCCCGGGGGCCTGA
- a CDS encoding RNA degradosome polyphosphate kinase, with translation MTSAVPRPRAVDHPDGEDRPAAVTGGAAVPGGAAEYGGRESVPGSADFVLLEELEPMSVPRPAHLPTLEALDSRDTVLDLAELGLGELPEGRFLDRERSWLAFNERVLELAEDPRIPLLERAKFLAIFASNLDEFFMVRVAGLKRRIATGVAQRSASGLQPREVLDQIWTRSRELMARHAAAFQHEVLADLAAAGIELVRWSELTDKEQARLHTLFRAKIFPVLTPLAVDPAHPFPYISGLSLNLAVVVRNPVSGHKHFARVKVPQSLARFLEASPQRYVPLEDVMGAHLEELFPGMEVLAHHAFRVTRNEDLEVEEDDTENILKALEKELMRRRFGPPVRLEVEESIDPYILDLLVRELNITEAEVFPLPGPLDLTGLFGIAGLDRPELKYPAFVAGTARGLTDVESASQPDILAAMRERDVLLHHPYDSFSTSVQAFLEQAAADPDVLAIKQTLYRTSGDSPIVDALIDAAESGKQVLVLVEIKARFDEQANIKWARKLEEAGCHVVYGLVGLKTHCKLSLVVRQEGDSLRRYSHVGTGNYHPKTARLYEDIGLLTADPQMGADLSDLFNRLSGYSRRESYRRLLTAPRGLRDGLVARIHGEIAHHRAGRPAGVKLKLNSIVDEELIDALYRASQAGVPVDVWVRGICAIRPGVPGLSENVRVRSVLGRFLEHSRIFVFGNGGEPEVWFGSADMMHRNLDRRIEALVRVADPGHRAELSALIEQGMSDETESWHLGPDGAWTRHSQDAEGRRLKDVQEMLIDSRTRRRSSAVTR, from the coding sequence ATGACATCAGCAGTGCCTCGCCCCCGTGCGGTCGACCACCCCGACGGGGAGGACCGGCCGGCTGCCGTGACCGGTGGTGCCGCCGTACCCGGTGGAGCCGCCGAGTACGGCGGTCGGGAGTCGGTTCCGGGCAGTGCGGATTTCGTCCTGCTGGAGGAGCTGGAACCCATGAGCGTCCCCCGCCCTGCCCACCTGCCCACCCTGGAAGCCCTGGACAGCCGGGACACCGTGCTCGACCTCGCCGAGCTGGGGCTCGGCGAGCTGCCGGAAGGGCGCTTCCTGGACCGGGAGCGCAGCTGGCTGGCCTTCAACGAGCGGGTCCTGGAGCTCGCCGAGGACCCGCGGATCCCGCTGCTCGAACGGGCCAAGTTCCTGGCGATCTTCGCGAGCAACCTGGACGAGTTCTTCATGGTCCGGGTCGCCGGGCTGAAGCGCCGGATCGCCACCGGGGTGGCGCAGCGCTCCGCCTCGGGCCTGCAGCCGCGTGAGGTGCTGGATCAGATCTGGACCCGCTCGCGGGAGTTGATGGCCCGCCACGCGGCCGCCTTCCAGCACGAGGTGCTGGCCGATCTGGCGGCCGCGGGCATCGAGCTGGTGCGCTGGTCGGAGCTGACGGACAAGGAGCAGGCCCGCCTGCACACCCTGTTCCGGGCGAAGATCTTCCCGGTGCTGACCCCGCTGGCGGTCGACCCGGCGCACCCCTTCCCGTATATATCGGGGCTGAGCCTCAACCTGGCCGTGGTGGTGCGCAACCCGGTCTCGGGGCACAAGCACTTCGCCCGGGTGAAGGTGCCGCAGTCGCTGGCCCGGTTCCTGGAGGCGTCCCCGCAGCGGTACGTGCCGCTGGAGGACGTGATGGGGGCGCACCTGGAGGAGCTCTTCCCGGGGATGGAGGTGCTGGCTCACCACGCCTTCCGGGTCACTCGCAACGAGGACCTGGAGGTGGAGGAGGACGACACCGAGAACATCCTGAAGGCGCTCGAGAAGGAGCTGATGCGCCGTCGGTTCGGCCCGCCGGTCCGGCTGGAGGTGGAGGAGTCGATCGACCCCTACATCCTCGACCTGCTGGTGCGCGAGCTGAACATCACCGAGGCCGAGGTCTTCCCGCTGCCCGGCCCGCTGGACCTGACCGGGCTGTTCGGCATCGCCGGCCTGGACCGTCCGGAGCTGAAGTACCCGGCGTTCGTGGCGGGCACGGCGCGCGGGCTGACGGACGTGGAGTCGGCCTCGCAGCCGGACATCCTGGCCGCGATGCGCGAGCGGGACGTGCTGCTGCACCATCCGTACGACTCCTTCTCCACCTCGGTGCAGGCCTTCCTGGAGCAGGCCGCGGCCGACCCGGACGTGCTGGCGATCAAGCAGACGCTGTACCGCACCTCGGGTGACTCGCCGATCGTGGACGCGTTGATCGACGCGGCCGAATCCGGCAAGCAGGTGCTGGTGCTGGTGGAGATCAAGGCGCGCTTCGACGAGCAGGCCAACATCAAGTGGGCCCGCAAGCTGGAGGAGGCCGGCTGCCACGTGGTCTACGGCCTGGTGGGCCTGAAGACGCACTGCAAGCTGTCACTGGTGGTCCGCCAGGAGGGGGACAGCCTGCGGCGGTACTCGCACGTGGGCACCGGCAACTACCACCCGAAGACGGCGCGGCTGTACGAGGACATCGGGCTGTTGACGGCCGACCCGCAGATGGGCGCCGACCTCTCGGACCTGTTCAACCGGCTCTCCGGCTACAGCCGGCGGGAGTCCTACCGCCGGCTGCTGACCGCCCCGCGCGGGCTGCGGGACGGGCTGGTGGCGCGGATCCACGGGGAGATCGCGCACCACCGGGCCGGGCGGCCGGCCGGGGTGAAGCTGAAGCTCAACTCGATCGTGGACGAGGAGCTGATCGACGCGCTCTACCGGGCCTCCCAGGCGGGGGTGCCGGTGGACGTGTGGGTGCGCGGGATCTGCGCGATCCGGCCGGGGGTGCCGGGGCTGAGCGAGAACGTGCGGGTGCGCAGCGTGCTCGGCCGGTTCCTGGAGCACTCGCGGATCTTCGTCTTCGGCAACGGCGGCGAGCCGGAGGTGTGGTTCGGCAGCGCCGACATGATGCACCGCAACCTGGACCGCCGGATCGAGGCGCTGGTGCGGGTGGCCGACCCGGGGCACCGGGCCGAGCTCTCGGCGCTGATCGAGCAGGGCATGTCGGACGAGACCGAGTCCTGGCACCTGGGCCCGGACGGCGCCTGGACCCGGCACTCGCAGGACGCCGAGGGCAGACGCCTCAAGGACGTCCAGGAGATGCTGATCGACTCCCGGACGCGCCGCCGCAGCTCGGCCGTCACCCGCTGA
- a CDS encoding CHAD domain-containing protein: MTDVPMSARTTADASATVGELLSGHLTEQAGVFLRALPLAVGEAGARPGERALAGAAGTADLLRCVRRIGGALHTFGPAFEPAWAQETRVELRWLLDLLAQEPALVRRGERLLAAVDSLSETDPQGPGMLAGHAGAPKARALLERQLTLARTRAHSALLQELRSARLHALADRMTLLAGEAPLLPGARAQRAAVLLPQAAAALGALGAGVELLPLGRSATPYGGEGLHRLGTARLVPAARGEARAEGEAVVAADDAPWLRVRILVKRARYALDVCGAPSAELDAVDLTLGRHQEAADAAVTVATAARTPRITPATAYVLGVVHADQRLEVEAARYAFGHQWPKLPHHGWHEWATA; this comes from the coding sequence ATGACCGATGTGCCGATGTCGGCCCGGACGACGGCCGACGCCAGCGCCACCGTCGGTGAGCTGCTCTCCGGGCACCTCACCGAGCAGGCGGGCGTGTTCCTGCGCGCGCTGCCGCTGGCCGTCGGCGAGGCGGGGGCGAGACCGGGGGAGCGGGCGCTGGCCGGGGCGGCGGGCACGGCGGACCTGCTGCGGTGCGTGCGCCGGATCGGCGGCGCGCTGCACACCTTCGGCCCGGCCTTCGAGCCGGCCTGGGCGCAGGAGACCAGGGTCGAGCTGCGCTGGCTGCTGGACCTGCTGGCGCAGGAGCCGGCCCTGGTGCGCCGGGGCGAGCGGCTGCTGGCGGCGGTGGACTCGCTGAGCGAGACGGATCCGCAGGGGCCGGGGATGCTGGCCGGGCACGCGGGCGCGCCCAAGGCGCGGGCGCTGCTCGAGCGTCAGCTGACGCTGGCCCGGACGCGGGCGCACAGTGCCCTGCTGCAGGAGCTGCGGTCGGCCCGGCTGCACGCGCTGGCGGACCGGATGACCCTGCTGGCGGGGGAGGCGCCGCTGCTGCCCGGGGCGCGCGCCCAGCGGGCGGCGGTGCTGCTGCCGCAGGCGGCGGCCGCGCTGGGGGCGCTGGGCGCGGGGGTGGAGCTGCTGCCGCTGGGGCGGTCGGCGACGCCGTACGGCGGGGAGGGGCTGCACCGGCTGGGCACGGCCCGGCTGGTGCCGGCGGCCCGCGGGGAGGCGCGCGCGGAGGGCGAGGCCGTGGTGGCGGCGGACGACGCGCCCTGGCTGCGGGTGCGGATCCTGGTGAAGCGGGCCCGGTACGCGCTGGACGTGTGCGGGGCGCCCTCGGCGGAGCTGGACGCGGTGGACCTGACGCTGGGCCGCCACCAGGAGGCGGCGGACGCGGCGGTCACGGTGGCCACGGCGGCGCGCACGCCGCGGATCACCCCGGCGACGGCCTACGTGCTCGGGGTGGTGCATGCTGATCAGCGACTGGAGGTGGAGGCGGCCCGGTACGCCTTCGGACACCAGTGGCCGAAGCTCCCGCATCACGGATGGCACGAATGGGCAACCGCCTGA
- a CDS encoding NUDIX hydrolase, translated as MGNRLSAPQRSSRRSDPADPAPSPYRRRPTVLAAGAVLWVPGPLKKDGWSRKKPRLALVHRPKYDDWSFPKGKLEAGEGWRAAALREVREETGLSCLLGPELPVQHYLAQGRPKEVRYWAAVPTDGVFTPNREVDRLVWLSPRKARERLTHERDRALVDALLVALGG; from the coding sequence ATGGGCAACCGCCTGAGCGCCCCGCAGCGCTCCTCCCGCCGCAGCGACCCCGCCGACCCGGCGCCCTCGCCCTACCGCCGCCGGCCGACGGTGCTGGCGGCCGGGGCGGTGCTCTGGGTGCCCGGGCCGCTGAAGAAGGACGGCTGGAGCCGGAAGAAGCCCCGGCTGGCGCTGGTGCACCGGCCGAAGTACGACGACTGGAGCTTCCCCAAGGGCAAGCTGGAGGCCGGGGAGGGCTGGCGGGCGGCGGCGCTGCGCGAGGTGCGGGAGGAGACCGGGCTGAGCTGCCTGCTGGGGCCGGAGCTGCCGGTGCAGCACTACCTGGCGCAGGGGCGGCCGAAAGAGGTGCGCTACTGGGCGGCGGTGCCCACCGACGGGGTGTTCACGCCCAACCGCGAGGTGGACCGGCTGGTCTGGCTCTCGCCCCGCAAGGCCCGGGAGCGGCTGACCCACGAGCGCGACCGCGCCCTGGTCGACGCCCTGCTGGTGGCACTCGGCGGCTGA
- the pstS gene encoding phosphate ABC transporter substrate-binding protein PstS codes for MKLQRNGRTKALAIGAVALVSSLSLAACGSDNNTPTQGGSGTSAASSGSSDAKIDCGKGGQLLAAGSTAQQNAIDVWKAAYGSACSSTTITYSGGGSGAGVQQFNQGKLAFAGSDSALKPAEVEASKAVCKTGQGIDLPMVAGLVSIVFNVDGVDKLVLDGPTLAKIFDSKITKWNDPAITALNPGVTLPDATIQAVHRSDDSGTTANLTTYFSKAGGGNWTYEPNKTWKGQGGQAADKSAGVSAQIKQVKNSIGYVELSYAQLNSLKSAQIATGAAKPVEASAENAATTFANAKVTGTGADLTLSLDYATKAEGAYPIVLVTYEIVCDKGNKPESLDALKSFLNYTISDAGQKAIGDKGYVPLPAALATKVKTAIAALA; via the coding sequence GTGAAGCTCCAGCGGAACGGCCGCACCAAGGCCCTCGCAATCGGTGCCGTGGCGCTCGTCAGCTCGCTGTCGCTCGCTGCGTGCGGCTCTGACAACAACACCCCGACCCAGGGCGGCAGCGGCACCTCCGCCGCCAGCTCGGGCTCCTCCGACGCGAAGATCGACTGCGGCAAGGGCGGCCAGCTGCTCGCCGCGGGCTCCACCGCGCAGCAGAACGCGATCGACGTCTGGAAGGCCGCCTACGGCAGCGCCTGCTCCAGCACCACGATCACCTACTCCGGTGGCGGTTCGGGCGCGGGTGTCCAGCAGTTCAACCAGGGCAAGCTGGCCTTCGCCGGCTCCGACTCGGCCCTCAAGCCGGCCGAGGTCGAGGCCTCCAAGGCGGTCTGCAAGACCGGCCAGGGCATCGACCTGCCGATGGTCGCCGGCCTGGTCTCGATCGTCTTCAACGTGGACGGTGTCGACAAGCTCGTCCTCGACGGCCCGACCCTGGCGAAGATCTTCGACTCGAAGATCACCAAGTGGAACGACCCGGCCATCACCGCGCTGAACCCGGGCGTGACCCTGCCGGACGCCACCATCCAGGCCGTCCACCGCTCGGACGACTCGGGCACCACCGCGAACCTCACCACCTACTTCTCCAAGGCCGGCGGCGGCAACTGGACCTACGAGCCGAACAAGACCTGGAAGGGCCAGGGCGGCCAGGCGGCCGACAAGAGCGCCGGTGTCTCGGCCCAGATCAAGCAGGTCAAGAACTCGATCGGCTACGTCGAGCTCTCCTACGCCCAGCTCAACAGCCTGAAGAGCGCCCAGATCGCCACCGGCGCGGCCAAGCCGGTCGAGGCCAGCGCCGAGAACGCCGCCACCACCTTCGCCAACGCCAAGGTCACCGGCACCGGCGCGGACCTCACCCTGTCGCTGGACTACGCGACCAAGGCCGAGGGTGCCTACCCGATCGTCCTGGTCACCTACGAGATCGTCTGCGACAAGGGCAACAAGCCCGAGTCGCTGGACGCCCTCAAGTCCTTCCTGAACTACACCATCAGCGACGCCGGCCAGAAGGCCATCGGCGACAAGGGCTACGTCCCGCTGCCCGCCGCGCTCGCCACCAAGGTGAAGACGGCCATCGCCGCCCTCGCCTGA
- the pstC gene encoding phosphate ABC transporter permease subunit PstC, whose translation MTSSPPTAPSGRDRRRSDSRRGDAIFFNLSRGAGILLLVVMAAIAGFLAWRSGIALGKNQGNFLTTFEWDPDNITKPVFGVAVLAFGTIVSAVIAMAIAVPVAIGIALFISHYAPKKIAQPFAYLVDLLAAVPSIVYGLWGVLWLVPHMAGLTAWMDQYLGWTYVFDQTQDGVSPRNLFTVGVLLAIMILPIITAVSREVFRQVPRMHEEAALALGATRWEMIRTAVIPFGKPGIISASMLGLGRALGETVAVATVLSPNSKLSLHLLDLGSGTFAQNIALKFGEASPFGRDALMASGLVLFVITLLVNGAARLIIARRKEYSGANA comes from the coding sequence ATGACTTCATCCCCCCCTACCGCGCCCAGCGGGAGGGACCGCCGCAGGTCGGACAGCCGACGCGGTGACGCCATCTTCTTCAACCTCTCCCGTGGCGCGGGCATCCTGCTGCTGGTGGTCATGGCCGCCATCGCGGGCTTCCTGGCCTGGCGCTCGGGCATCGCCCTCGGCAAGAACCAGGGCAACTTCCTCACCACCTTCGAGTGGGACCCGGACAACATCACGAAGCCGGTCTTCGGCGTCGCGGTGCTGGCCTTCGGCACCATCGTCAGCGCGGTCATCGCGATGGCGATCGCCGTGCCGGTCGCGATCGGGATCGCGCTCTTCATCTCGCACTACGCGCCGAAGAAGATCGCCCAGCCCTTCGCCTACCTGGTCGACCTGCTCGCCGCCGTCCCCAGCATCGTCTACGGCCTCTGGGGCGTGCTCTGGCTGGTGCCGCACATGGCCGGCCTGACGGCCTGGATGGACCAGTACCTCGGCTGGACGTACGTCTTCGACCAGACCCAGGACGGCGTCAGCCCGCGCAACCTGTTCACCGTCGGCGTGCTGCTGGCGATCATGATCCTCCCGATCATCACCGCCGTGAGCCGCGAGGTGTTCCGCCAGGTGCCGCGGATGCACGAGGAGGCGGCGCTCGCCCTCGGGGCGACCCGCTGGGAGATGATCCGCACCGCGGTGATCCCGTTCGGCAAGCCCGGCATCATCTCGGCCTCGATGCTCGGCCTCGGCCGCGCGCTCGGCGAGACCGTCGCCGTGGCCACCGTGCTCTCGCCCAACAGCAAGCTCTCGCTGCACCTGCTCGACCTGGGCAGCGGCACCTTCGCGCAGAACATCGCGCTGAAGTTCGGCGAGGCCTCGCCCTTCGGCCGGGACGCCCTGATGGCCTCCGGTCTCGTCCTGTTCGTCATCACCCTGCTGGTGAACGGCGCCGCCCGTCTGATCATCGCGCGCCGCAAGGAGTACTCGGGGGCCAACGCATGA
- the pstA gene encoding phosphate ABC transporter permease PstA, whose protein sequence is MSTVTMDAAPAPQLSRNLTNARLPKWAPAGVAVLSIALGAAIGAGGGLKSHLQWGLIAAALFLIISYGVSAKVEGRRQAKDRLATSVVWVAFVAAVLPLASLVIYTVQQGAKVVDGNFLSHSMRNIVPTRPGGGIYHAIIGTLEQVGLATAMAAPIGLLTAVYLVEYGRGRLAKAVTFFVDVMTGVPSIVAGLFVLSVWNLALGFQFSGFSGSLALAILMLPVVVRSTEEMLKLVPNELREASYALGVPKWKTILRIVLPTAIGGITTGVMLAVARVAGETAPVMMLVFGADAINTDPFNGPQANLPLFIWQQYANVNNDAGYARAWGAALVLIVFVMGLNLIARGIARWRSPKAGH, encoded by the coding sequence ATGAGTACCGTGACCATGGACGCGGCTCCCGCTCCGCAGCTGAGCCGCAACCTCACCAACGCCCGGCTGCCCAAGTGGGCGCCGGCCGGGGTGGCCGTCCTCTCCATCGCGCTCGGTGCCGCCATCGGCGCCGGGGGCGGGCTGAAGAGCCACCTGCAGTGGGGCCTGATCGCCGCCGCCCTCTTCCTGATCATCAGCTACGGCGTCTCGGCCAAGGTCGAGGGCCGTCGCCAGGCCAAGGACCGGCTCGCCACCTCGGTGGTCTGGGTCGCCTTCGTGGCCGCGGTCCTGCCGCTCGCCTCGCTGGTGATCTACACCGTCCAGCAGGGCGCCAAGGTCGTCGACGGCAACTTCCTCAGCCACTCGATGCGCAACATCGTGCCGACCCGCCCCGGCGGCGGCATCTACCACGCCATCATCGGCACCCTGGAGCAGGTCGGCCTCGCCACCGCGATGGCCGCGCCGATCGGCCTCCTGACCGCCGTCTACCTGGTGGAGTACGGCCGCGGCCGGCTCGCCAAGGCGGTCACCTTCTTCGTCGACGTCATGACGGGTGTCCCGTCCATCGTCGCCGGTCTGTTCGTCCTCTCGGTCTGGAACCTCGCGCTCGGCTTCCAGTTCTCCGGCTTCTCGGGCAGCCTCGCGCTGGCCATCCTGATGCTGCCGGTGGTCGTCCGCTCCACCGAGGAGATGCTCAAGCTCGTCCCGAACGAGCTGCGGGAAGCCTCGTACGCCCTCGGCGTGCCGAAGTGGAAGACGATCCTGCGGATCGTGCTCCCGACGGCCATCGGCGGCATCACCACCGGCGTCATGCTGGCCGTGGCCCGCGTGGCCGGTGAGACCGCCCCGGTGATGATGCTGGTCTTCGGTGCCGACGCGATCAACACCGATCCGTTCAACGGCCCGCAGGCCAACCTGCCGCTGTTCATCTGGCAGCAGTACGCCAACGTCAACAACGACGCCGGCTACGCCCGAGCCTGGGGAGCCGCCCTGGTGCTGATCGTCTTCGTGATGGGGCTCAACCTCATCGCGCGGGGCATCGCCCGCTGGCGCTCGCCCAAGGCCGGCCACTGA
- the pstB gene encoding phosphate ABC transporter ATP-binding protein PstB: MAKRIDVSGLSAFYGTTKAIEDISMTIEPRSVTAFIGPSGCGKSTFLRTLNRMHEVIPGARVEGKVLLDDENLYGASIDPVAVRRTVGMVFQRPNPFPTMSIYENVVAGLKLAGVKKKSVLDGVVEKSLQGANLWNEVKDRLNKPGSGLSGGQQQRLCIARAIAVEPQVLLMDEPCSALDPISTLAVEDLISELKSQFTIVIVTHNMQQAARVSDRTAFFNLAGVGQPGKLVELDDTQRIFNNPSVQATEDYISGRFG; this comes from the coding sequence ATGGCCAAGCGCATCGACGTCAGCGGACTGTCGGCTTTCTACGGCACCACCAAGGCCATCGAGGACATCTCGATGACCATCGAGCCCCGCTCGGTGACGGCCTTCATCGGCCCCTCCGGCTGCGGCAAGTCCACCTTCCTGCGCACGCTCAACCGCATGCACGAGGTGATCCCCGGCGCCCGGGTCGAGGGCAAGGTCCTGCTGGACGACGAGAACCTCTACGGTGCCTCGATCGACCCGGTGGCCGTGCGCCGCACCGTCGGGATGGTCTTCCAGCGCCCGAACCCCTTCCCGACCATGTCGATCTACGAGAACGTGGTCGCCGGCCTGAAGCTCGCCGGGGTCAAGAAGAAGTCCGTGCTGGACGGCGTGGTGGAGAAGTCGCTCCAGGGCGCCAACCTCTGGAACGAGGTCAAGGACCGCCTGAACAAGCCGGGCTCCGGCCTCTCCGGCGGCCAGCAGCAGCGCCTCTGCATCGCCCGCGCCATCGCGGTCGAGCCCCAGGTGCTGCTGATGGACGAGCCCTGCTCGGCGCTCGACCCGATCTCCACCCTCGCGGTGGAGGACCTGATCAGCGAGCTCAAGTCGCAGTTCACGATCGTCATCGTGACCCACAACATGCAGCAGGCGGCCCGCGTCTCCGACCGCACCGCCTTCTTCAACCTGGCCGGGGTCGGCCAGCCGGGCAAGCTGGTCGAGCTGGACGACACCCAGCGGATCTTCAACAACCCGTCCGTCCAGGCGACCGAGGACTACATCTCCGGCCGCTTCGGCTAG